In Micropterus dolomieu isolate WLL.071019.BEF.003 ecotype Adirondacks linkage group LG09, ASM2129224v1, whole genome shotgun sequence, the DNA window GAGTCTTTAGACAGTGAAACCCTCTGAGAGTCGGACTGAGAAGGTGAAGCAGGTTCTTTCTTAGATAAAGAGATCTGCCCATAAGCCACATCTGTGTCGGACCTGAAGAGGCTCGACCAGACGCAGCCGGTGAGACACGTGATGACCTGCTACATCAGTCAGAGAGGGATTCtcaaatgggggtccgtggtctaatctgtatcagtttaggggtccttgacgtgaaaccgtttgagaaccactgcagtAGACACCTCGCCATTCGATTTCTCTAACCACTTTTacagcaaagtatttgtaagaTCCAACAAAGTAGGCAGTAATGACACGTGGATAATTACGGGTACTTCCTGTAAACGTTAAACAGCAGCCAAAAAACGTGCCGTTAGCGTTCTGCTCAGCCTTCACAGAGATAACCTCTGAAGCCCGCCGAGCGTTAAGCGTCGccgtgctgcacagtgtgcAGGTGAAAATCATTCATTAACTGCACACATTGATTTTAATGATGGTGAGAAACATTCAGAGTACAGGGGGTCACGTCTCTGATATGTGCACGCCACAGACTGTCTGGAGCTGCGGCTCCGCCTTTTTCATTCCACCAACATTTCGTTATCAGTGAACATTTAGAGAATCGCTTTCTGACAGAATCCTTCACGTCTGCATCGTGACGCATCTAAGAATCCATCAGAGAACATCAGGTAGAGATACCGTTTTAACCATTTAAGACCGGATGCGACACGTGGCTGTGATGAAATGCATCGTGATCCGCTGAACTACCAGTGGGGGGGGACGAAATGCATTATGGGATTtgtagttttaaaatgttttagccTCTGTGTGGTTCCCAAAGTTGATATCGGCTGTGCGTCACTGTGGCCGTCCTTACCCCGACAAAAGGAACAGACCTGCAGACAACAATCGCGACTCATTATGACCAGTACCAATAGACCATATATGCTTTCATCCAACATTTGTAAAGAAATAACTAAAGTGTGCACAAATGTATGAATTTACCGTAAAACTCTGAATAATAGCCCGAGCTTtaatttgctaaaatcactgaattgacccggcctatatttgggaccggcctttaattccttttgcacaaaacgaaaaaagaaataaaagaatattACTTTTATAAAAATTATCCCATAACATCAAATGAACGTCATTCCTTTGATCCAGcgccgacagacggcttatgcgcttcTATTTTAAAGTAACTTCATGCCAACAGCAGGCTGCAGGATGAGCAAAGTTAGCAGACAAAGAGCGACGGACTTCACacgacaggattcacaacttggattcattttatgaaaagctgttttgattcttttgatcggtggacccttaaaGACTAAAGGACGTTAggtaatcaaggaacggacgcATTCGggcttaacgagcgcttcaaaggtgACGGCAGTCAGCACTTTtattcctttcctctcttgtaccagGAAGGtcacaccggtaaatctatcaGACTTTGGAGctcgttgtttccgttaaagGTGTAAGCTCTCTAACGGCTTCACGTTTCCACCTGCTACATGTTACGCTGATGGTTTAGACGTCTGTTGAGAAGCAGGCTGTCATTCCATGAGCTACAGATATGAGTTTAacagaagcagaacagcagcagaagaagaatgaATGGCCAAGAAGTTCTGACAGtgacaggagagagggagaacagtAAAATATGTCGTTTCACTGTGATCGTCTCATTCCGGTGAAGACCGGAGCCGACGGTGTGACTCGCAAAGTGAGCCTCCGATTGTGATGTTCACATCACTACTGCAATACTGTCAGTCTTAAAGAGCTCTGGACCAGACCACATCGAGGTCCTGCATTCAGTCAGGAGGTAGTTTCTGGTCCAGCAGGCTCAGGTGAAGCTTCGAGGTCCTTCATGCTGCTATAAACTATATTTATATTCGTGTATTCTTCCTGCATTACACGTATCCAGTCTGGGGCTGGACgatttcacctaaaatcaaaatcacgacTACTTGAACTTTTCACCTCGATTATTAAACGATTATTTTGCTTTTGAATGTTGTTAtttgtagttgttgtttttttgccctcataATTCGCTGACAAGGTTTACTGTAACTATTGAAGCTGGATTTCTTTACTCTCAGATCcattatctaaatgttaattaataaggtaATATTTACGTGCACATTTCAGACACGGTTCCCCCCCCACTCTGTGTGAGCTCGCTAAATCACACTTTGccagcttcctctcctctttcatcAAAGCACATCTACGTGACAGCTGCCGTCATGAGAGCAGCGCAGGTCTTTGAACTGaggtgcagtgtgtgtgtgcgtagcgAGTGAGTGGACGAGCGAATGACAGAGAGCGAGCGGCAGGAAGTGACACTGAAAGCGAGCGAGTGATAAGTTGTCAGTCATCAGTAAATGTGCAgagtaggtcacagtgtgtccgttaataaagtctgtctgttgtttccacaactgctggaaagtgaaggcggttagcgctgGCTAACATCTCCCTGAGCTGAGCGGGCTGGATGGGGCGGAGTCACGTGACCACACACGGTGTTTCAAGGGGAAAGTAGCATGAACACACTCAGTACTACCAGGATTAAATAACCGAGTTAACCGACATGAGGATACTACGTCGGTCAGAGGCTCTGAATTTCGgtttcaattacttttcaattaatgGTCACGCCCGAGTCTACACGCAGGAAGTACTTCATCTAACAACTCTGCTACTGGAGCAAATACACTGATTTTCATAACATGCATCAACGCGTCGCTGCAGCCGGCGAGCAGGGATTTCCCCACAACAGCCTGCAGATACAAGACCAAACCTTTAAGACGCTCAGTAACGTGGTCTCTGGAAACTGCTCCATCTGTAAGAGCTAAATTGCTAAACTGTGAACACATGCTAAATGTTCACGGCCCATGCAGAGGTGTTGATTGGGTGACTGAGTAAATTCGCTGCGCATGGGCAGTACAAAAAAATGGAACATGTGGGAGGTTACGAGAGATCGGCAAGAGTCATGGATCGAAAACAAATTTTTCGACCGTGTTTTGCAAAATAGGTTTGAGTAAGTTTTGGTGGACTGCGCCGGGCCTTCAGTGAAGTCTGGATTAAAAGGTTCACTCAAACCTCGTCTCTTCTTGGTTTTTATGTACATCGGGGAATCCTGGAGACGTAAATGGACACGCGTCAGGCTTCTTGCAGAACAGCGGCCTTGGACTTTGTGAAACGGCCACGATACCATCCCAGAGCGCTTTACCAAGTCAGCACCGTTGATCCGGTTTCCTCTGCCTCCGCACAGCCgctgttctgacgatctatgctgccttgtcacgtgttcccttttccaatcccataaagttatacctctcacagtattatgacatcttctgttttttgacTATAACATTATTTCAGAGGCAGCGTATTCTGAGAGACTAATAATGACTTTCTTTCTGATGTTGATCAGCCACTGCCTCGACGTGCCCAACAGCAAGgctgcacagatttatgggcgtggaaacagaccacgcTTGTGCAGAACCACTAAGTAGCGCATCTCAATAAGCAGCATGAATCTACAGAACTGTTTACCAGGGACGGTTCTGAAACCCCGTATTTAAACTAAATTATGAAAGACCGCAGAATCAAAAAGCTCTGAGGTTATCAGGTGTGAGAAAACGGTTTAAACGTTACAGTTTCTTTGCTCCACGCTGAGGCAGAAACTCTTCATCAGACTGGATTTAACTCAGTGAGGAAACACATCCAAAGTTTTAAAGACACCAGAACACATCAGGGACGTGGAGACTTTGAGCTTCATGTCTCTCTGATTAGTTTGGATAAACTGTTAAATATCTTTAGAATAATTATAAACGGACTGAAACATTTCTGAAGGACTTCATAGATAATAAAGGGAGACGTGGCTGCTGATCACATGTTCGTAACTTTGACTCCTGAatgttcaacctgcagctgacaGAAAGTTTGAACTGCTCCTCACAGTAAACACCAGAAAAACGGCCCCTGGTGAAGCCGCCTCTGTGTGACTCTCACCGGACTCCTCCGGTCCTCTCTCGGCCGCCCTGGTCGCTTGGAACACGGTGAGGATGCGGTCCACGGCCGCGGTGACCCGCTCCGTGACCAGgtctctcagctcctccacgGCCGCCTCCCGGCGCTCCTTCAGCAGGCAGAAGATCTCCTCCGCGGCCGCCGCCAGCTGCTGCTCCACGGCGGCCCGCAGGTTCCGGCTCTCGCTGCTTTTGGACCGTCTTTTGGACATTTTGGCGGAACTCCCACCGAACAAAGAGCAGAACGTAAACAAAGCGAGGACGCTTCCGGGATCCCCGAAGCTGCAGCGTCTTTGCGTAATGACGTTGCCTACGCTGCGATGATACGTCATCAGCAGCGAACGCGTCTCCGGGctcgttagcatgctaactgcTAACGAGCCCGTTAAAACGGTTTGTGGAGTAACTGGCGGGGTTTGAGTTTGTTTTCGGGAAGTTTTTAacgtgtttgtttgtttgtccgCCGTGAAAACGCAGCTGCAGGCGCGTCACAGCTTCACCAGGTGCGAAGTCAACACCAAACTCCGTGTAAACATCTCCGGAAGCGCTGCGGTGAGTCCGGCGTTTAAGCAAAGCTCGTAAAAGAAACGCGGTTCAGTGTTTAGAAGTTGTCTGCTGCTTCAGATACGAGGCGACATGTGATCCTGCAGATCCCGGACTGTAGCGGTCTCCTCACAAACACCCTGAAATCTGCCTGTCGGTGCAGGAAGaagtaaaataaagttaaagttcTTATTGCAGTTTTGCCTTCCAGATTGTTTAATTAATATAGCAGCGTTTCAACAGAAACGAAAAGTTTTACTACTTTGCATACTGTGTGTTTACATGGCGTCACTTGGTGGTGGGGACAGACACTCAGCTCGCGAGACATCACAATACACAATATCAGGTTCACGAGACGAAAAGATCCTACAAATTGctttaagggggggggggggggggttctgcagcactgtttttatttatgtaaacgGAAACACAAAGGtgaatctaatctaatgtcAGTGAGAGCTGCTCTCAGgtctgtttctcctgcagatGAACTTTTAGTCTTCGCTCCTCTTTCGTCATGGCCAAAAAGAAACCGTGTCAAGAAGTTGGTGACGTTTCTGATCGGTGCTGCACGTTGTTGGGTCTaaagtttcatttgttatttaactgcaagctatatttaaGAAAGTTTTGTAACAAATTACGCTTCAAAAAAGGGGTGGGGACACGTCCCCTGCATCCCCTGCGACCCAGCGTCCCCAGCAACCCCTGCGTCCCCTGCGacccagcgtccccagcgtcccctgCGACCCAGCGTCCCCtgcgtccccagcgtcccctgagacccagcgtccccagcgtccccagcaaCCCCTGCGTCCCCAGCAACCCCTGCGTCCCCTGCGacccagcgtccccagcgtccccagcaaCCCCTGCGTCCCCTGCGacccagcgtccccagcgtcccctgCGACCCAGCGTCCCCTGCATCCCCTGCGACCCAGCGTCCCCAGCAACCCCTGCGTCCCCTGCGTCCCCTGCGACCCAGCGTCCCCTGCGTCCCCCGCGTCCCCTGCGacccagcgtccccagcgtccccagcgtcccctgCGACCCAGCGTCCCCtgcgtccccagcgtcccctgCGATCCAGCGTCCCCTGCGTCCCCTGCTTATATGACGcctatgtgtgtttatattttaataattaataatgtgaattcatgttttgtatttaaaataaaataatctgcaaagtaaacaGCAACTCCAGCAGCAGGACGAGGCAGTGAAGTAGAAGTACCTCAGAACAGTACTGCAGTACATGTAGTAAATTAATTTACATCACATTTTACTTCACAGTCATTTGGTCTTCTGGTAAATTTGGCTTTAGTGGACACTGATATTAATAATGTATCAGGGGAATTGATAAGGTGATAGTTTAAAGAGAGCCTGTACTCTGCTGAAGGATAAACGGGACAGTTACTCAGATAAATACTAGCTGGTAGTTATTTGTAGTAGTTTGATAAAAGTTCTAACGGGGACAGATCTACTTACAAAACAGCGAGGTGTccttaaaatgtttgatttttgaCTGGAGTTTGGTGTGACTGAGATCCGTTTACAGATGTCTCTGTGCTGTTTCAGCTGGGAGCAGAAACATCAGAGGACGGCTGAGATGCCTCATTATAACAAGAAGAACGGGGTACCGGACCGCTGGCTGGACTACCGTCCTGTGGGACAGAGGATACCGGGGACTCGATTCATCGCTTTCAAAGTGCCTTTAAAACCGTCTCTGAACCGTCAGGTCTCAGAGTCCGACTCCTTCGGTCTCTGGGACCTGCTGGACTCTGTGGAGAGTCAGAACCAGGAGCTGGGTCTGATCATCGACCTCACCTTCACCACGAGGTACTACAGTCTGGCTGACGTCCCGCAGTCCTGCTCTTACATCAAGATCCTCACTGAGGGTCGCCGCGTTCCCTCCGGCGCCGCCATCCTGAGCTTTAAACGGGCGGTTAGATGCTTCCTAAGGGAGAACCGAGACAACGACAAGCTCATCGGAGTCCACTGCACCCACGGCCTGAACCGCACCGGGTATCTGGTCTGCAGGTACCTCATAGACGTGGACGGGCTGGATCCTGCGGAAGCGCTGGAGATGTTTAACTCCTGCAGAGGTCACCGCATCGAGAGGCAGAACTACCTGGACGACCTGCAGCGAGGCGCCAAGAGGAGCAACAACGGCATCGACAAGCCAGAGGAGGTGCCGGCCAGGGGACTCGCCGTGGAGCCGCCGGCCAGGGGACTCGGGGTGGAGCGGCAGGCGCCGCCGGCCAGGGGACTCGCAGTGGAGCCGCCGGCCAGGGGACTCGGGGTGGAGCGGCAGGCGCCGCCGGCCAGGGGACTCGCAGTGGAGCCGCCGGCCAGGGGACTCGGGGTGGAGCGGCAGGCGCCGCCGGCCAGGGGACTCGGGGTGGAGCGGCAGGCGCCGCCGGCCAGGGGACTCGCTGTGCCGGCCACTAGCGCTGCTGGAGAAAAGAGACGCCCAGCAGGTGATGACCCGGCAGAGGAGACTCAACCAGTGGGGGATAAACGACCACGTGGTAACCGCCATCGCAGAGGAGCTCGACATCGCCGGAGGGCGGGCCAGAAGGACGGcgtcctcctcccccctccccccctcccctcctatGTCTGGAGCCCCGCCCATCACCCCCCTCCCTCAGTACAGCTGCAGTGACGAGCAGGAACAGCAAACCGAGTCTGTGAAGGTCCAGCAGGACCAAAGAACCAGAAACCGTCCCCCCTGGTTTCCTGCTGGACCTTTACAGACTTTTTTACAGAGTTTTTATGAAGCGGGAGAAACTTGTTCCCCTGACAGCTGAAATTAAACAGAATGAActtgtcttttctgtctgtttcttctttgAGCTGGTCGAGTTTCTTCAGATCGACCTGAACAGAAGCTGAAAGGAGGAACTCGCAGGAGTTTCAGGAGACGTTTGATGAAGCTTTAGATTCTTTATTTTATGACCTGATCAAAATTATTAATCAGAATGAATCCCGTAGATGGTAGAAAAGTTTAAAGGGGGTCCACAGGTGAGTCCAGACTCATCTGGACCCAGATTAAAGAAAGTTAGATTCTaggaaaaattacaaaataatttaactatGTCTGTGGATTAAATTAAAGACACTGTTTATCTCTTCCTCACTTTGGATCCAGGTCTTTGTTTGGTTCAGAAACCCCTTTCAGTCCCAAGTTCTGTTTGCTGGAGGGACCGGTCCCAAACACACCCAAGGGTTCTGTTGTCAGTCTGTccagttattttaagaactgaAAGGTGGAACCAGAAGCAATGTTTACTGGAAGCGAGGTCCTGGACTCAGCAGGTACCGGTCTCTGCTGTGTTCTGGGGTCCACCTCTGTGATATAAACCTGTTCCATGGTTCCTGGGAACACCTGTAGACCTTTCAGGTACGTTAAAGCGAACCCTGGTAGTTTTACAGAACGCAGCGGCCTCCTGTGGCGGCTCAGGGAACTGCAGTCTGACCAGTGGACTCTTTAATAAAAGTACGCAGGAGTCCTAAAGGCTGCGTACGCACAAAAATATTATGATTTGTAAAACACGTCCTGCGCagagttccctttataaatcacatcAGTTTGAAATGTGATTCCATGTCCGGCCctctggggtggtgatggatcATAGATAAGATAAATCTTTgttgtgggagacctgggttcagttcccactgtgagacatccaccattgtgtccctgagtgagacacttaacccctcgttgctccagagacgtgcgaccacaattgtaagtcgctttggataaatgaaaatgaataaatgaaaatgtccaaacGCCCACAGCTGCCTGAAAACGCTCAGTGAAGCTCGTTAATATTAATCcgtcctgactgcaggaagaaaaggaggcagacTCTGAATCTGACTCAGggacactgacgttccttttcctgaagctgtttggtgggtaaaaaacacactttcaccAACGCTTGTGCCCCGGAGGAGAGGTGGCCCCGGAGCTCCGCCCCTTTATAACCGACCTGCAGGAAGGGGCCTCCCTCCGAGtagtgtttaaacatttattcacaCAAACTGAACGAGGTGCTGACGAGTTAAAGAAACAGGACGTGGTTTATTTCCATAAGGTGTTTTTAGCAGCAGCGCGTCACGTCCACACGCCGGCGCTCAGCGTCTGGCTCCATAAGAACATGTGAGAACAACATGAAGCTCTCGCTGGAAACGGCATCAGTTTAAATGTCATttgtctcctgttcaccttgtttaggagaataaataaagtattgattaatctgattcctgattaaacatATCTGAGGCTCttctgcagaaacagaatctctgtttgtgtttctgatcctgaatctggatctttttgtggctgcaaatgatcttaaatgatgtttttattgtgcacTTCAACCAATCAAACGGCTGTTTGTTTCTTCAGAAAGACTTTAAGCCTGGAATACTCAGAGGGGATATCTGGATTCATTTCAGACactttcatccttctgccatgtgaggcGCCGTTTCAAttctctcctctttatgtgcttcagagtttacttacaggacgcaCACCCGGACTGTAAGCTCAGGTTTGTGCTCaggtttgtgtctgtctgtggatttcttctccttttctgcATCAGATCTGCTTTGATTTGTTTCTTGATTatttgtggggggaaaaaaaatcaataaacactttgtgtaaagaaaatgtctttattagAACTTAGAACAGCAGCTTCAGCTTTCACAGTTAACTAACCTGAGGAGAGAGCAGCCAATCACACGCCGCCTCCGTCTCTGCAGGACAACGAACCCGTGACGTCTGAAAGCCTCGTTCACTAAATCAAACTGAACAGGAAACGCGGCAGAGTCTGAGCGGAGAACAGGCTCGACCTCCGGACGTCGCCACGGACCAACAGCCAATCAGGGTCCAGCTCTGCGCACACGTACCAAGGAGGAAGCTGGAGTATCTGGAGATATTTCAACTTGTTTCCTCGTTAAAGTAAATTCGCTTCCCAAAATCTGAGTTTCAGGTCCGgacagaaacaaataaaaagctgcTGACGGGTCAGAACCAGAGGGACTATAAACTATAAAGCAGGACGGAGGACCGGAGCGACCCGCTAAGACTTCTTCGTGGTTCCCTTCAGGCTCTCCGGGTTCCTCTTCCCGAGGGGGCACCGGTGCCTCTTCTTCTTCCACACCTGTAGAAACGTCTTCCCGCAGTCGTCACAGGCGTGCGCTCTCTCCCTGGCGTTTGTGGCGGGCTGTGAGCCTTGATGGACCCGCCTCTCTCTGCTCCGGGTCCTGGTCTGGTTCTCCAACTCCCTCCTCTGAGAGGTGCGGTGAGTCTGAATGTGAAGCTTCAGACTCTCTGCGGCGTCGAATCGCTCGCCGCACAGACCGCAGGCCGGCTCCGCCTCCCGCAGGTGGGCTTTAAGGTGCCGGATTAAAAACCTCCGGGCTTTAAAGGTCCGGCTGCAGGTTCTGCAGGTTCTGCAGCTCAGCGGCGGTCCTggtctgcagctcctctttggTTTGGGGGCAGCCGGGTCTTTGCTGTAGTCGTCGCTGTCTTCGGTCTCAGAAGACACCAGGTGGACGTCCTGATGTGGTCCC includes these proteins:
- the LOC123976587 gene encoding RNA/RNP complex-1-interacting phosphatase-like isoform X1, producing MPHYNKKNGVPDRWLDYRPVGQRIPGTRFIAFKVPLKPSLNRQVSESDSFGLWDLLDSVESQNQELGLIIDLTFTTRYYSLADVPQSCSYIKILTEGRRVPSGAAILSFKRAVRCFLRENRDNDKLIGVHCTHGLNRTGYLVCRYLIDVDGLDPAEALEMFNSCRGHRIERQNYLDDLQRGAKRSNNGIDKPEEVPARGLAVEPPARGLGVERQAPPARGLAVEPPARGLGVERQAPPARGLGVERQAPPARGLAVPATSAAGEKRRPAGDDPAEETQPVGDKRPRGNRHRRGARHRRRAGQKDGVLLPPPPLPSYVWSPAHHPPPSVQLQ
- the LOC123976587 gene encoding RNA/RNP complex-1-interacting phosphatase-like isoform X3 gives rise to the protein MPHYNKKNGVPDRWLDYRPVGQRIPGTRFIAFKVPLKPSLNRQVSESDSFGLWDLLDSVESQNQELGLIIDLTFTTRYYSLADVPQSCSYIKILTEGRRVPSGAAILSFKRAVRCFLRENRDNDKLIGVHCTHGLNRTGYLVCRYLIDVDGLDPAEALEMFNSCRGHRIERQNYLDDLQRGAKRSNNGIDKPEEVPARGLAVEPPARGLGVERQAPPARGLAVEPPARGLGVERQAPPARGLAVPATSAAGEKRRPAGDDPAEETQPVGDKRPRGNRHRRGARHRRRAGQKDGVLLPPPPLPSYVWSPAHHPPPSVQLQ
- the LOC123976587 gene encoding RNA/RNP complex-1-interacting phosphatase-like isoform X2, whose translation is MPHYNKKNGVPDRWLDYRPVGQRIPGTRFIAFKVPLKPSLNRQVSESDSFGLWDLLDSVESQNQELGLIIDLTFTTRYYSLADVPQSCSYIKILTEGRRVPSGAAILSFKRAVRCFLRENRDNDKLIGVHCTHGLNRTGYLVCRYLIDVDGLDPAEALEMFNSCRGHRIERQNYLDDLQRGAKRSNNGIDKPEEVPARGLGVERQAPPARGLAVEPPARGLGVERQAPPARGLGVERQAPPARGLAVPATSAAGEKRRPAGDDPAEETQPVGDKRPRGNRHRRGARHRRRAGQKDGVLLPPPPLPSYVWSPAHHPPPSVQLQ
- the LOC123976590 gene encoding zinc finger protein 135-like, with translation MSRVQKLRVFVSERLNAAVEEILAAFEKTLVKYEQEAALCQEVISRQHALLCALHKPLMELPSADAFTQQLSVRNDPPEHQDQNQEDPEPPHIKEEQEREQLQDLDVADIIQFTYKPRCAARPREVVDLSAAGTVRAEPGAAGPHQDVHLVSSETEDSDDYSKDPAAPKPKRSCRPGPPLSCRTCRTCSRTFKARRFLIRHLKAHLREAEPACGLCGERFDAAESLKLHIQTHRTSQRRELENQTRTRSRERRVHQGSQPATNARERAHACDDCGKTFLQVWKKKRHRCPLGKRNPESLKGTTKKS